The genomic stretch aatgaaaaTTGTTAAGCGCCCATGTGCTTTAGCTTGCTGTATAAACGTTTTGAAAGCTTTGCCGGGGATTCTGCAAAAAACACCTACTTGTTCCTCGGCTCCAGCTTGGTCGCCAGTCCAAAATCGCCAATTTTTAActcaatttatttttaagtaacAAAATGATCTGGAAGGTAAACGAATTTGCATTAAGTATAGACTCAAATACTTTGCCAAACTGCAGACTTTACCAAATTGCAAAATTAACACTACACTGAAACCCAGACGACCTACACTAACAATGCAATGCGAAATGCCAGCATTATTATACAGAGAATTGAGTAAATCATGTGTACATGTACACATACCCAACTTGATGTCCCTGTGGACATAACCTTGGCGGTGGATGTATTTCAACCCCGAAATCAGCTGTCGCATATAATAGCAGACTTCGGGGTCAGTCAAAGTTCCTCGACTTTTTAGGATGTCGCCAAGTGTCTGGACTGAGAGAAACAGTGGTAGCCTGATCCATCACAAAGCCTTAGCCTTAATAAAATGTCTATAAAATTCAGGGACTCACCTGCCTACTGCACAACTCCATGAAAATATACATAAACTGCTGGTCTTCAAATGAGTGGGAGAAGCCCACCACATTCTTGTGCAGCAGTTTCTTCAAAATCTCTACTTCTTGGTACACCTGAGTGAAATGTCAAACACACCATCTAATCAAGTATAAGGGAAATGCAGATGAACAGCAAAGATGGATGACATTAAGCACAATCCATACCACATACCTCTTCCAGTTCACAGGAATACAGAGGTATGACCTTCATGGCAAAGCTGTCACCGCTAACAAGGTCTGTCACCTTGTAGCACTTGCCGAAAGCAccctaaaaaaacatttcaacatGTTACCGATAAAAGAAATTCTGCCGTGGCTATTTCTGATTGACCCTTTTCAAGCATCTCCTCTACGCCGAAAAAGATAAACTGCAATCACTTTCAACAAGCACTTTGTGGTGCACACCTGTCCCAAAAGCTCATCTCTGCTGTAAGACCTTGAAGTGTTGGGATCGATCACAATCTCAGCCACTTCGGGTTGCATCTGGTCATGGGCGGATTCTGTttaagcagaaaaaataaaaaatctcatAAAAAACGGTAAAATGACTGGCAGCAGCGGCTGCCAAACAAAAACCGtgaaattacagtaaaatgttttatttcaaatgaagtgcaaaaacattaaatttacaaaaaatgtcctTTATCCTTTtgcataaaaacacttattttatagtttttcttaATATTACGATCAAATACCTTAATTAAAAGGGCAATTCCAAAAGTCCAACAAATACTGTTATTTTagtttttcttaatattttcttaatattattgTGATTAAATATCTTAATTAAAATGGCAGTTCTATAAGTTCAACAGTTAAATATTGCTATTTTACAGATATCTCCTAAATTcttgcaataaataaaataaaaagttcagcagagaaatacatttcattacaggtttttttttttttttttttacaaatacagtggtacctcagttctcaaactcattagaactcgaatttcttaaaagtcgaaccaaccagttagaaaaaaaaatacctagcgttcgatctgaatctcagaattcaaaccgtgaacgctgacctaagataacttgttcGCGCTggaaaatgagtcacgcggcatgtctctcagcggaaacaaaaggtaaagcttcagtctcagcctcgcattcgctatctgaatacatatatttagacagtaaaaatacatttagacaatgatagacagtaacagtaattattattatataataaaatacatttaaaagtaaagatttctcattaattattttaatattaataataaaccattaatacatttgataataataatattgttgtgccgaacagggacggaatggagacaaaggcgcagacgtcagggtatcggggaatacggggtttaattacaggtaaggcaggtaaaacgcagacggacaatacaatgaccggactgaggaagcaagctgaaacgcggacgaaatacagagaactaatgacaacaaccagaaacagctgatcacacggggattccacacggggttaacgaggggcgGCACACGGAAGgacagacgatcggggcaggacacattgtttggatacatttattttcttactttacaaattactgttttgataaatgtgcttagatgtgctTAGTACAgcatatgctcttcttgttttatccggttcattttgtgattaaatgctaaaaaaaacatatttaggtgtaattttttggggccgggaaccaattaattggttttccattatttcttatggggaaaattcgatcactaCTCGAAGTTTTTAGGATatgatccggagttctgaacggattaaattcgagttctgaggtaccataTTACTAACATTTTTTACAACAAACTGCATTCATAACTTTTTGACAATTATTTGTAAATGAGAATATTTATGTTTCATTGTCAAAGTGACATTTATTTTGTGCAAATGAACATGTCACAATTTCATTCAACAAAAAACAGAGGTCAACTGTGTTTTTCCCCAATACATGAGATTTTTTCAACTCCAACTTTGAATCTGACTTAATCAATGAACAATGATAAATTGACCAGGTAACATGGTGTTTTACTAAAACACTGTTAAGTCTTGTCTGCCAGTTAGTGAGAAACCTGGCATTCCATGTTGTCCACTAGTTTGCTGTATTCTGTATAGTTTGAcactgccactctcagtgactcCTACAGATGTGAATCAGTTAGGCGTgttctgtgtttattttatatgaAGTTCATATTCGAAAAGGCTGATTCACAGAGATAGGTGGATCCGAAAAGACAAGCAACCTTCATAGCTGCTGTGCAGACAGCTTTGTACTTATCTGTGTCCACTAGGTTCCAAAAGTTTGGACTGCTCAGGTgtgctttgaggtgcaggtaaTTTTGCAAAGTTATTATTTCCATTTCTACCTGCCCTGCATCCAAGGTGAATGTTGTACTTAGGTTCTCAGCTGTGCCTATAATGTCCACTGACATGAAAGGATTTGAAATGAATGACACACATAGCTCAATTTGATCAAAATTACAAAACCTATTCTCAAACTCTTGCATCAGTCTATTAATCACTTGCAGGTATTTTTCTATAGCTTCATCAAAAGCCACAGATGCAGAAGCATTGTCACTTAGAACTTTTTGCACAGAGGAAAAGTGCACAACACGTTTTCTTTGTAAATGCGCAGAGAAAATTTTCATTTTAGCTTTAAAAGCTTTTACAGCACTTATGTTTGTGACAGTCTTACCGGTGCCTTGCAGCTCACAGTTCAAATTGTTCAGTTTTTCTGTGACGTCTGTTAAAAAGGCAAGATCAAGCAACCACTCAATGTCGTCCAATAGAGAGGTGTCCTCTTCTCTGCATGAACTCCTTTATTTCACCCAAAAGTGCCAAGAAACGTTTCAAAATCCGCCCTCTGCTGACCCATCGGATCTCTGTATGTAGCAACAGGTCTCCATATTCTGCGGACAGCTCCTCCAAAAGCACCTTGAATGTCCTGTGTTGCTTAGCTTTGGCGCGAATGCTGTTGATGATTTTTACAACGGGCGTCATTACATGGTCAAACCCGGTCACTTCGCGCATATCGCCTGCTGGTGAATGATACAGTGGTAGTGTACCGTGCGTTCACACCGCcggcggcgagagcgtcaaagtgaccggaagtcattcattttcAATGTGAGCCGGCGGCGAGCAGCGGCGCGGCGCGTCTTGgacggcgagagcgtcaaagagAGTTGAAATCaggtcaactttatggtaatgagctatGACGCGGTTAGGCGGCAACCAATCGAAATGTAGAAGTCCTCCGCTTGAGCAGATTCCAGATAACGCAGTCCTGTAAACTTTGGTTCCGACCACATTAGTTCCCATGGCCGACCGCCATCAAGCAACAAAGAAGAAGATCCCATACAGAATGGAGGAGAGGTTAATAATTGCTGTGGCGGGTTTCCCAGTAATTTACGACGTGTccctgtttgcatacagggacataaacaaaaaaaatgatgcaTGGACCAAGGTATCCGAGATTGTTGGGGTTCCTGGTGAGTTTCTAATGTGCATTAACGTTAtgtattttctgaaaataagCGGGAATTTCAAGCTGACTTTAGCGCCAGAGCATGCAAAGCTGTTACTGCTGCAGAATATTCTGACATATCAAAACATATTggataattaattaattaattaatgttaaagaCCAAGACTAGTAAATACATGTCTCCTATAATACTGAAATTAGACTAGCACTTAACCATGAACATAAAAATTACACACCACACAAATGGCTTTTAATTGAAAGAAAACATGTAACTACAAAAAAGTTCTTTCCATCGATCAATTTCTTACTTTCACATTCAATATATTTCATGAGGTTATCTTATACCCTCCTTGTGGTCAGTCTGCACAAGATTAACAAGCTTGTTTGATTTGCGGCCCCTTTAAATACAAGACAAGCATTCAATCTACGTCAAAGCGTCCAAAAATCTCTGTACAGC from Paramormyrops kingsleyae isolate MSU_618 chromosome 10, PKINGS_0.4, whole genome shotgun sequence encodes the following:
- the LOC111848142 gene encoding serine/threonine-protein kinase PLK1-like isoform X2, with product MQPEVAEIVIDPNTSRSYSRDELLGQGAFGKCYKVTDLVSGDSFAMKVIPLYSCELEEVYQEVEILKKLLHKNVVGFSHSFEDQQFMYIFMELCSRQSRHLATS
- the LOC111848142 gene encoding serine/threonine-protein kinase PLK2-like isoform X1, which gives rise to MQPEVAEIVIDPNTSRSYSRDELLGQGAFGKCYKVTDLVSGDSFAMKVIPLYSCELEEVYQEVEILKKLLHKNVVGFSHSFEDQQFMYIFMELCSRQTLGDILKSRGTLTDPEVCYYMRQLISGLKYIHRQGYVHRDIKLDHFVT